In Podospora pseudocomata strain CBS 415.72m chromosome 4, whole genome shotgun sequence, the genomic stretch GGCGTCAATCTTGAAGTTGCCCCCTCTCTAATTTGCTCCATCAAATCGCTACTAGACTCTGGAATCCCACTAACAAGGTACCTATATTCACCAACTCTCAAAACCCCATGACCATCGATCAATCGCGTTTTGACTAACATACACCCAAAAAGGTCGCCGCTGGGTTCTTTCATCAACCATTTCAATTCTTCCTGCACTCTTATATTCTCAGACATCATGGACCTGGTTATTTCCAAATTCGGCCGAGGTAGTCATCAGTGATCAAATCGATGAATTTCCTTCCAAGCTGGTCGGTTTCCCGATCCGTGGCTCGGTGTTTAGAGCTGCCGTGGTGCTCACCCCATATGGGAGAAGGTGGGTACCTTATTTCCGTACCTCCGTGAGCAGACTAGGTATCTTTGAGAAAATCCAAGCAAAAGAAGTGTtcaagcagcagaagaaatTTGATATGCTTAGGTACTGACTGACTGTTGTAGTCTTGGGTTGCAACGCACTGAAcgaagccatcatcaccgatAACGTACACCAGGTTGAACTTTTTGCGACCCAGTACCCTTATATGCTAAGGGAATATAACGTCTTGGGCAAAACTCCATTTCATCTCGCTGTTGGCAATCCGGAATGTTTACGTTTACTACTCGCTGCAACAAAAGAAACGTCGCTTTTCGATGAGATAGACAACCACGGTTAGACGCCACTAGCATGTGCCTTTACCTTAGCGGTAGAAAGGGCAAAAATCGCACTGCACCATCTCAATGTACCGATTGCATTTGTTCCCAATCAAtacttcttctcctggaaGCCGGGGCATCGCTTCATCTTTTCCGGGACGGTGGCACAAGCCGACCAGCCAAACATATTATCTGCAAGGCTTCCTATCACAGGCTTCTGAGCGAGGAAAATGGACTTATGCAGAATATTTCAAGCAGCAGAGAGAAATCCTGAAGGCTTTTGCGCTCCAGTCTCTTCCGCGCAGCAAGTGGGATGTTTTGGGCCTCACCAATCCTGATGTCCTGGACGCCAAAATTCCAGCTGTGGTCCAAGCCCTTAACGAACAGGGCACCGAGATACCTGATTTCGCGGAAAACTTCAAAACTGGCACCTACGAAGACCCGGGATACTACTTATCGTTGTATATGCTGCTAGGCAATCCTCACGACGCCGATATTTTCTGGGATCTCGGCTTTATGGATACATGCTTGCCATTGTTTCCAGGCTACGGGCATGACGGCTACAATTCACTCGACTGTCTGTACTGGCTTCATAACCACGGGGTAAATTTTCATTCACCTATCATTGATCCCTCTCTCGATGGCAGGATTTCTTTCCGTGCACATTTGGTGCTCTATAAGCTTGGATACTCACTCTCGTTTTGACGATTCGTGGGTCGGATTTGGTAATAAGCACTGGTTTCACCACATTCTCACCAACGTACCATCTGAGTCGACTCTTTCCAGAGACAATTGCCAATGTCGCTGTACCCGCCAAGGCTGCACATCTTTGACCTTTCTGTTAAAGGGTTTTCACGCTCGTACGATCCATCCACTTCCCGTTGGTTCCCCTCCCATCACTTTCCTGCGACATTCGGAAGGAACTTTTGAGAGTGCTCACCACCAGGAGGTGGTTCTCCGGCTTGTGACCTTCCAGGCCTTTCAACTACCACACACTTGCTGCTATCCACGCCATAATTTCCTTTGCCATGTACCATACCCATTAAACTCAAGCCCTTCGAGTTCTTGTCAGGACAGCAGGTGCAGGTGGAAGCCACAATGCTCAGAAGAGTTATCTGAAATTAAAGCCGAACATCGTTTTGAATTCGTTTGCTTCGAGAAGCTTCTTGGTGAGCTCGAAACGGAACTTGAAATGATACTTGAGAATCCCAAAAAGAGCACTGAGGATATCCTTAATTCTTGGCAAATGGTCTGAGAACCCAGAATTATCAACGCCTTGGAGCAGCTCAACGGGAATAACTTGACAGATGATGAAATCTCAAGGGGGGAAAGTCTTGGTGTAGTGTGGGGTCCAGAACCTAACACAGAGATGTATGGCTGGGACCGAGACATCAATCCTTACGGGCATGATCCGTTTTCTGAGACTATGGATTATTGGTTCTACAACCTAGATCGTTTAGTTCCAGAGGTTCCCTGAACAGGATATAGTCGGTCGCCTCGACAGGCTATGGAAGAGTGGAACAAGGATAGAAAGGCCAAGGAAGGGTTGAAGTaactgttgttgttgacgcGCAGAGTTAAAACATGTATCCAGTAAGAGCTAAAGTTTTCAGGGTCATAACCTTGGGTATCACGAGAGACGCGAAACAGAATGTTAGAGCTTTCTATCTACTCACTTGACCAACGACGATCTACTGTGAATATGTGAGCCATGAAGAAGGTTACCAGTCCTCGCGGGTTCGCGAAGCCCATGTACAAGGGCCTCCGGATACCAATAGGTACCTAAGTAGGTAACTCAGTGTGATACGCGGTAACTTTCCCGAACATTCCGCAGTACGTAATAGAGATTCTTCTAGTTTGTCTTGGGTTGTTTCCCTAGCATTCGCTTCCCAAAGATCCTGCAGCAGGCATTCCATTCTATGCAACATGACagatcttggccttgagaGTTCTGCCCCACGCTCTGCCTCGATCTCGAAACTAAACGTAACAAGTGCAAAAAGCTCGCGATGATAGCCACGTGTAGAAAGCAATACCACAATACCCTCTAGCTTTAGCCACAGTTCCGGTATACACTCACAAAAATTCCTGGGTTGGCACTCGCGAACAATTCTCGAGCAATGCTAACAAGGGAAACTTGGAAATAATGATCAATGCTGCTCTGTGGCTTAAATCATATATTTACTTGTCTTAAACAGTTTTGTGACCGGTTGGGTCACCCACCTGGCAACAACAATCAATGACCAGGAAACAACAGTCAATAACTTGGATGTAACCCTAAGGTACCTTTACCTTATCCACTGTATGTATATATGCCGCTCCGGTACATTTTGGATACCATAAATGTATTCTTGGCTATCCATCTAGACCTGACAGCCACCCGCCATGTAACTTGAGGAAGTCGATAGCCTCACTTCCAGCTGTACACATGATGCCATCTTCTCTTTGGTCTCCTTGGCTTGTTACATagccaacttcaacaccacattATGTCTGGCCATGGGCATCTGAATTGTCCGGCTCAATACCGACTTCGGAGAAAGAACCAAGCGAAGATAAATACCTGGCAAATAGCCATCACCTTCAGCTGTCAAGTCATCCCTCAGtatccttcatcatctctctCCATCCTGTCCCAAAAGGCAACCTTCAGCCACAACCATgaagctcaccaccctcgtcctcctcgccactGGCGCTCTCGCCCTTCCCAACCCTATCCCTGCCCCTGAGGCCGCTCCTGAGgtcgtcaacatcaccgaGCGCGACATCGAGCCCCGCGCTGCATACTGGTAAGCACCTTTTCCTATCCTCTCCTCTTTTCCACCCCAATCAACTAACCTTACATCTTCAAGGACTTGGACCCCCTACAACGGCGCGTCCTCCTGCACCGGCACCCCCACAGCAGGCGGCGTGGTGGGCTACTCCAGCTCCCCCTGCCGCAACCAATACGGTGCCATCTCCCGCGTCAAGATCACGTCCGACTTCTGCACCGTCACCGCCTACAACAGCCCCAACTGCCCCAGCCGCGAGTTCGGTACCACCTACGGCTATGGCACCAACATTTGCGCTGGCGGAGTGGCATATCAGAGCTTCAAGGTCAACTGCGTTTGAGAGATAGACAGATGGCAAACCGTAATGATAGCACATGATAGATGGAACGTTCATATCCAACTCAAATACCCAACTATTTACCATTCGTATATGTAATGCTCGtgccaacctcctccccttaaTCACTCCTAGGCCTCAACGTACAATTAACCCCCTTCGTCCTGTAAAACCACCGACTGCTATACCACCAAACCTCATTTGGGTCCTCCAGCTCAATGTCAAACGTCGACAGCAACGTAGGCACAAGCTTGTACACCTCCATCATACTCAAGTTCCTCCCAAGGCAGATCCTagacccaccaccaaattGAAGCATGGCTTGATTCCACAGCTGCATCCTTTCCTTGTACTGGTCGTCattctccccatcccgcTGCAGCCACCGGTCAGGGTAAAAATCATCGGCGTTCTCACCAAAGACCTTCTTGTTACGACCGACAATGTAAGGGTTCATACCGACCATTTGGCCACCTGGGACGACAGAGCCATCAGGGAGGACGAGGCCACCTTCGGGGACGATGCGCTCCATGATCATGGAAACAGCAGGGTGGTAACGGAGTGTTTCGTTGACAACGGCATCCAAGTAGGGGAGGGCACGGGCTTTGCTGTGGGCCGCGGGTTCGAAGGCCTTGAAGACAGAGCGGACTTCGGATTCGAGCTTTTTCCACACACGCTGGTCCTTGAGGGTGTAGTAGAAGAGGGCGCGCAGGGTGATGGCTGTGGTGTCGGCACCGGCGATCACTGTACGGTAGATCGTGTTAGCATCGAATTTCAAGGCAAGGTACATGACATGGGAGCGAGTCGAGACATACAGTTCAAGAGAAGATAACCAATAATCTTGCCCTCGTCAACGATCTCCGGGTGGGTCGACTTGGACTCGATAAAATACTGCAGAAAATCGGGCTTCTCGGGGTTGAACACCTTGTCCTCGCCCTTGAGACGGGCCGTCATCTTCTGGATGGCAATGTTGGTCacgttggagatgttgggtGGGCCGAGAGGGTAGATGGGGTTCTTGTCGAGGATGTAATCGGTCCAGGGCATTTGGCCGCAGAGAGCCAGATAGTCAATGGACTGGTCGGCAACAGCGAGGGTGCCATCAAAGTCGTAGCCCTTGTCCATGTAGCCGAACTTGGTGCTGAAGGTGACGATACCGAGGAAATCCCAGGCATCTGAGCGTGTTAGAGTATGTTCATAGACAGGAAGGCAATGGCAGGGTCCAGACTCACAGTATCCTAGCCAGTCGCCAAAGTTGCAGACCTTCCTGGGCTCAACAAAACGTTTCTTGAGGTGTTGGAGCAAGTCGGCCACCACCTTGTCCATGTGTGCCTCCATAGCCAGCACGGCCGGGACCGAGTAGTGGCGCACAACAGGTCTCTTCAGTCTGGCATGCTCGACATTGTTGGTCTCGCTAAACATGTGGTAGGTGATCTTGCCATCGATGATAGAGCTGCTGTTTTTGTAGAAGTCGGACTTGACCCATTTGCCATCGGTGTTGTAGATGGTGCGAGAAAGCTCAGGGAAGTCAAGGTCCAGGAGATTTGGTCCTATTCTGACAATGGGGCCGTATTTCTCATGTAACTTCTTCATTGTCTGGGCATACTCGGCCCCGTAGACCTTGGATAACCGCCACATATTTGTCCATCCTGGTCAAGACATGTCAGCTGTCATTCTGACGGGAACAATGACGTGCATTTGCTTGTGCTTGAGGGAGCCGACAGACCTGCTAAAAATGGCCCGGGATACTTCTTCAACGGTGAGGTCTGGTAGGCGACAAAGAACCACAAAAAGCAAGCGATGGAAGGGGCAACCACCAGAAGGGTCAGCTTGCTGCTTTGAGCAGCGGTGAGGACAGTGTTCCAATCCCAGTCCAGCGTTGCGCCGGTTGGCACGGGGCCGCTGGCTGATGACGAAGCTGAAGCCATGGTTCCTCCCTGTTTGAAAATGTCTCgagagaagagggtgagggagagacGGGGAGGCCGGTAGCGAGTTTTGTGACCGGGCAGCCGTGGGCTCGGAGATGTTATGAAGGTTCATCAGGGAGACAGCATTCGGATGCGGGGGTCCCAACAGGAACTGgccatcttcttggcctcccCCCAATTTGTGCTCTAGTGTATTAAAGTAttggatgggtggatggatggatggtgttgcaATGCAGCCCGACTCCAGTTTGGAAAGGTCGACCTGCTGGAATCATTGATCGTCGTCGGGAAGTgtggccgaggtggatgGATATCATCTGCAGTTGGACGCACTGTGTGGCGTTGTGCACCCCTGCCCCGGTTAGTTGTTGATTCAAACTGTCAGCGGCTGTTAACCAACGGCCCCACAAGCCGACCAACGGCGGGATCCAATCCCCGGGCCTTGTTTGATAAATAAACTTTCTTTTCCCAGCTGTGCCAGTACAATTCGGGCAAGGCTCCCCTCTCCGAGCCATGGGGGTCGCGGAAGCGAAAGACCAGCCCAAAAGAGACTCCCCTTTCAGGGCTTAGTGTTCGATAGCGGATTGGCACTGTGGCCTGTATGGATAGCAATCTCATTATCTCGTGTTTCTGATGTGTCGAGGAAAATGCCGATCCGATGGTGCTTTTGTGTACAGATACCTCGTGAAGAAATGGAGACGATATGGCCCAAATGTTATGATGAGATACTGTGAAACAGAAGGCCATAAACCGACATTCATCATCCCACGTGGAAACAAACGTCAGAACCATAGATCCGGTTACTGCGGGGGAGATAACTTAAACAGCACACAGCATATTGGGGAACATGTGCTTCCCCTCGGAAATCCATTGGCCGAATCTGAAATGTCTCGGCCGGTTGTTggaaggaggaaaggggcCCAAGAGACTGGGAGAAGGTTTCACTCTCGCTTTCATCTCCCAGCCGTGCCAccgttctttttttttctccggCACGGCATtttcacccaccacccatgTGCTGCGCCGCTAGACTGCTGCGGTACCGTAGCATCGTAGCATCTGTCTCTTGCAGGTCGGCACTGTGCTTTATGCGTCCATATCTTCAACACCTATTGTCTCTGATGCGGGCTGGATCATGGATGTCATGCCGTTTGAGTCCCTCCCTCCGCCATCCGGTCTGGACCTCACAATCTCACTAGTCTCGTAATGTCTATGGTCATCGTGCCAATAAAAACAAAGCAAATACGGAGTATTGCGCTATCAGCTCGGGGTGCACGGGTGGCTTTCGTGGGAGCTTACCATTGGCCCGGACGATCCGTTCCTGGACCCGGCCGGGTGCTCTGCCGGAGTGGGGCCTGTCGTGCAACCTGTCATGACAATGGAACGTCGTTGTCTGAGCGCAATCCCCAGACGGAAGAGGACGAGCAAGTCAGTATGGAATTGGAGACGATCAATGCACCGCTATTCACATGAAGATGCTCAGGTTTAGGTTTTTCATCGGGCATACAGGATCGATAGGTCTATTCGCAGGAAGGAGCATGAACTTCACTCACCGACATTTGATGGTTCTTCAGTGGCGGTTGGAGAAATGTCCGACATCCTGGCCTGCAGAAACGTAAACCAATGATTTAGTCAGTCACCATTCGTGCTTCTGCAACGACTTTCTTTTTCACCTGCACCAGAATAATGCCAGAAGACTCCAGGGGGTCAAGCCACGTACTGGTCACTCGTGGGGGGTCTGACTGGCCGCTGACAGTCTCTTCAAGCCACAGGCCAGCTTGGCGACCTCATGCGTTTGGCAGCATACAGAGAGCACCACGTTGACCTTCAGGCACGGGATTGATGGTCTGGACCCTGGAAATGGTGCCATCTTCAAAGGCtcagcaccctctccacTAGTTCCACTATGCCTGAGGCTGGTTGTCTTTGCGAGGTCGTCGACAGGAGGTACAGATGATGCTGAAGGTCGATTCCTTCTACGAATATGATGAAGGCCGTAGTGGACCACAGCACTCTCCCCAGAACGATCAGGCGTCCCGCAAGTCAAGACAGGTTCGCTCGGAACCCAACCCCGGTGCCAAACCCTTGGTATTCGCATTTCACGCCCCCCTGCCAGTGCAACACGCCCAAGTTGATCGACACCGAATTCGAGAGCAAAAGCAACACAAGCAAGCCGGAGAAGACACGGCCTGCATGTTTCGAAACTCGCAAAGAGTTCCTCCGCCGCCCGCCTGCTTCTTGAACCTCTCTCTGTGAGGCTGATCCCCCCCTTTCTGGCCGTTGAGCCATATGTAAACCCAACCTAATCTTCAGACATTGCGTGCCTGGGTTTGGGGGTCCAATGGTGGCGTTCGGTGTCTTATTTCTTTACCTTCGCATGCGACACTCGTGGACGCTTGGATGAGGCTCTATTAACCCGGGCACTCCTCCCGCGTTTTGTCACAACTGGTCTCGACTCGTTAGAGACTTGTTACTCGTCTTTGTTCAGTTTCCTCGCGCCTTGAATCTGACATTGTCTCCCACCCATTCCATCAGTTGTGATGACGCTCAAAGGTGACGCCGTGTGGGCGTTGGGGGTGATGTGGTTTTTGTGTACCCTGGTGTTCTTGCTGATGTGCCTCCGACTGTACACCCGCATCGTCTGCTTGTCGTCTTATGGACTTGACGACCACATCTACATTGTGGCCTTTGTAAGTGGACTTTCTGATCGTGTGGAATGATAGACATAGACTAACAACACCACTACTTAGATCTttctcctcatcttcaccatcttTACCCACCTCTCGGGAACCGTGGGCTTTGGGCAGACGATGGAGGA encodes the following:
- a CDS encoding hypothetical protein (EggNog:ENOG503P0NF; COG:Q), with the protein product MASASSSASGPVPTGATLDWDWNTVLTAAQSSKLTLLVVAPSIACFLWFFVAYQTSPLKKYPGPFLAGWTNMWRLSKVYGAEYAQTMKKLHEKYGPIVRIGPNLLDLDFPELSRTIYNTDGKWVKSDFYKNSSSIIDGKITYHMFSETNNVEHARLKRPVVRHYSVPAVLAMEAHMDKVVADLLQHLKKRFVEPRKVCNFGDWLGYYAWDFLGIVTFSTKFGYMDKGYDFDGTLAVADQSIDYLALCGQMPWTDYILDKNPIYPLGPPNISNVTNIAIQKMTARLKGEDKVFNPEKPDFLQYFIESKSTHPEIVDEGKIIGYLLLNLIAGADTTAITLRALFYYTLKDQRVWKKLESEVRSVFKAFEPAAHSKARALPYLDAVVNETLRYHPAVSMIMERIVPEGGLVLPDGSVVPGGQMVGMNPYIVGRNKKVFGENADDFYPDRWLQRDGENDDQYKERMQLWNQAMLQFGGGSRICLGRNLSMMEVYKLVPTLLSTFDIELEDPNEVWWYSSRWFYRTKGVNCTLRPRSD
- a CDS encoding hypothetical protein (EggNog:ENOG503P3R5), whose translation is MNFLPSWSVSRSVARCLELPWCSPHMGEVLGCNALNEAIITDNVHQVELFATQYPYMLREYNVLGKTPFHLAVGNPECLRLLLAATKETSLFDEIDNHG